In Pseudomonas putida, a genomic segment contains:
- a CDS encoding aliphatic sulfonate ABC transporter substrate-binding protein gives MPPFKHLRHLALGLLIGGLLPSLASAEQTLRIGYQKSSTLLTLLKARGTLEQRLQAEGIRVSWHEFPSGLPLLEALNLGNVDLSADVADTVPVFTQAAGAKLTYFAREAPSPSAQAILVPADSPLKTLADLKGKRVAVTKAAGSHYLLIQALAKAGLSFKDITPAYLIPADGRAAFENHKVDAWVTWDPYVASAQRQQNARILADGQGLASYQRYYLAGSDYAKAHPEVLEQVYQALREVGTWTKANPEGAARVLGPLWGNLDSATVQQANARRSYDVQPVKLDNLGEQQQIADAFYREGLLPKPVDARAVTVFEPHAGQ, from the coding sequence ATGCCCCCTTTCAAACACCTGCGTCACCTGGCCTTGGGCTTGCTGATCGGTGGCCTGCTGCCGTCGTTGGCCAGCGCCGAGCAAACCCTGCGCATCGGCTACCAGAAATCCTCGACCCTGCTGACCCTGCTCAAGGCCAGGGGCACGTTGGAGCAACGCCTGCAGGCCGAAGGCATTCGCGTCAGTTGGCATGAGTTTCCCAGCGGCTTGCCGCTGCTCGAAGCGCTGAACCTGGGCAATGTCGACCTGTCGGCTGATGTGGCCGACACGGTCCCGGTGTTCACCCAGGCCGCCGGGGCGAAGCTTACCTATTTCGCCCGCGAGGCGCCGTCGCCATCGGCCCAGGCGATCCTGGTGCCAGCCGATTCGCCCCTGAAGACGCTTGCCGATCTCAAGGGCAAGCGCGTCGCGGTGACCAAGGCAGCCGGCAGCCACTACCTGTTGATCCAGGCGCTGGCCAAGGCAGGGCTGAGCTTCAAGGACATCACCCCGGCCTACCTGATCCCCGCCGATGGGCGTGCAGCTTTCGAGAACCACAAGGTCGATGCCTGGGTGACCTGGGACCCCTACGTGGCCAGCGCCCAGCGCCAGCAGAACGCACGCATTCTGGCCGATGGCCAGGGCCTGGCCAGCTACCAGCGTTACTATCTGGCTGGCAGCGACTACGCCAAGGCCCATCCCGAGGTGCTCGAGCAGGTCTACCAGGCCCTGCGCGAGGTCGGCACGTGGACCAAGGCCAATCCTGAGGGGGCGGCGCGGGTGCTTGGCCCGCTGTGGGGCAACCTCGACAGCGCCACGGTGCAGCAAGCCAACGCGCGGCGCAGCTATGACGTGCAACCGGTGAAGCTGGACAACCTGGGCGAGCAGCAGCAAATCGCAGATGCGTTCTACCGCGAAGGCTTGTTGCCCAAGCCGGTGGATGCCAGGGCGGTCACGGTGTTCGAGCCGCACGCAGGGCAGTGA
- a CDS encoding AraC family transcriptional regulator, translating to MVRSQQDFLAEVDESPWEVGSRATDYPPSWYIAPHAHAKHQLIYAINGLMIVESACERWTVPPSRGIWMPCGQVHAIRCVGDVKMRSVFVRPDAASDLPLQSKAIGISPLLSELIKASVALTGPFAADSRAGRIMRLILDEICVLPTLPLKLLHPGDKRLQMICATLQSSPDDASTVADWGERLGVDEKTIQRLFRKETGMTFGQWRQQARLMQALERIALGERIIDVAGTLGYDSPSAFASMFKRQFGITPSQFFK from the coding sequence ATGGTCAGATCTCAGCAGGACTTTCTCGCAGAAGTGGACGAGTCACCCTGGGAGGTAGGCAGCCGGGCGACCGACTACCCACCGAGCTGGTACATCGCCCCCCACGCACATGCCAAGCACCAGCTGATCTATGCCATCAACGGCCTGATGATCGTCGAGTCGGCCTGCGAGCGCTGGACCGTGCCACCGAGCCGCGGGATCTGGATGCCCTGCGGCCAGGTGCACGCCATACGCTGCGTGGGCGATGTGAAGATGCGCAGCGTGTTCGTACGCCCCGATGCCGCCAGCGACCTGCCGCTGCAGAGCAAGGCCATTGGCATTTCGCCGTTGCTGAGCGAGCTGATCAAGGCCTCGGTGGCCCTGACCGGACCCTTTGCCGCCGATTCGCGCGCGGGCAGGATCATGCGCCTGATCCTCGACGAGATCTGCGTGTTGCCGACCTTGCCGCTGAAGCTGCTGCACCCCGGCGACAAGCGCCTGCAGATGATCTGCGCGACCTTGCAGTCCTCGCCCGACGACGCCTCGACGGTGGCCGACTGGGGCGAGCGCCTGGGGGTGGACGAGAAGACCATCCAGCGCCTGTTCCGCAAGGAAACCGGCATGACCTTCGGCCAGTGGCGCCAGCAGGCGCGACTGATGCAGGCATTGGAACGGATCGCACTGGGCGAGCGCATCATCGATGTGGCCGGCACACTCGGCTACGACAGCCCGAGTGCGTTCGCCAGCATGTTCAAGCGCCAGTTCGGTATCACCCCCAGCCAGTTCTTCAAGTGA
- a CDS encoding aldo/keto reductase — protein sequence MSTLQYRNLGRHGIKVSPITLGTMMFGGQTSDEVAQRIVDKAFEQGVNFIDTANGYNGGASEEVVGRLIAARRNQWVLATKFVNPNPGAQGPNDQGASRHNVIQSVDASLKRLNTDYIDLFYLHREDHTTPVEETLRALGDLIRAGKIRSYGLSNHRAWKLAEFSRTADLLGIERPSASQPLYNLANRQIENEHLPAADYYGIGVVSYSPLARGVLTGKYAPDQPPAEGTRAGRNDKRLAQTEWRPESLDLAQRVRAHAEARGITPGQFALAWVLNNRLITSAIAGPRTEAQWDDYIPALNYAFTAEDEAFIDDLVVTGHSSTPGYNDPSHPFHGRQSRV from the coding sequence ATGAGCACGCTGCAATATCGCAATCTGGGTCGCCACGGCATCAAGGTCTCGCCGATTACCCTGGGCACCATGATGTTCGGCGGTCAAACGTCGGACGAGGTCGCCCAGCGCATCGTCGACAAGGCCTTCGAGCAGGGCGTCAACTTCATCGACACCGCCAACGGCTACAACGGAGGCGCCTCCGAAGAGGTGGTCGGACGCCTGATCGCCGCGCGGCGCAACCAGTGGGTGCTGGCGACCAAGTTCGTCAATCCCAATCCGGGGGCGCAGGGGCCCAACGACCAGGGCGCTTCGCGGCATAACGTGATCCAGTCGGTCGATGCCAGCCTCAAGCGCCTGAACACCGACTACATCGACCTGTTCTACCTGCACCGCGAGGATCACACCACACCGGTCGAGGAGACGTTGCGGGCGTTGGGCGACCTGATCCGCGCAGGCAAGATCCGCAGTTACGGCCTGTCCAACCACCGCGCCTGGAAGCTCGCCGAGTTCAGCCGCACGGCCGACCTGCTGGGCATCGAGCGGCCGAGTGCCAGCCAGCCGCTGTACAACCTGGCCAACCGCCAGATCGAGAACGAGCACCTGCCAGCCGCCGATTACTACGGGATTGGCGTGGTGTCCTACAGCCCCCTGGCCCGAGGCGTGCTCACCGGTAAATATGCGCCGGACCAGCCGCCTGCCGAGGGCACCCGTGCCGGGCGCAACGACAAGCGCCTGGCGCAGACCGAATGGCGCCCCGAGTCGCTGGACCTGGCCCAGCGCGTGCGCGCGCATGCCGAGGCCCGCGGCATCACGCCGGGGCAGTTCGCATTGGCCTGGGTGCTGAACAACCGTTTGATCACCTCGGCGATTGCCGGGCCGCGTACTGAGGCGCAGTGGGATGACTACATTCCGGCGTTGAATTATGCGTTCACTGCCGAGGACGAGGCGTTCATCGATGACCTGGTGGTGACCGGGCATTCGTCGACGCCGGGGTACAACGACCCGAGCCATCCGTTCCATGGGCGGCAGTCGCGGGTTTGA
- a CDS encoding MFS transporter translates to MTTPSATLAAATAHDDQPQGFVVRIVGAAAFAHLLNDLIQAVLPSIYPMLKSDFSLSFAQIGWIALVYQVTASLLQPWVGMYTDKRPLPFLLPSGMLVTLVGIALLAFAGSYEMLLLAAAVVGVGSATFHPEASRVARMASGGRFGTAQSTFQVGGNTGSAIGPLLTAAIVIPHGQPAIAWFMLAAGLAVCVLLRVTGWTVRHGQTQLKSLAGQQAPGLGKGAMWRAVGVIALLMFAKFVYIASFTNYFTFYLIERFGLSVQQSQLYLFVFLAAVALGTFAGGPVGDRIGRKAVIWVSFLGVAPFALALPYANLAWTAVLAVAIGLVMSSAFAALVVYAQEAVPGRVGMVSGVMFGLMFGISGIGAAGLGELADQHGIVWVYQVISFLPLLGLATALLPMTRSKARPSRCC, encoded by the coding sequence ATGACGACGCCTTCCGCCACTCTGGCCGCAGCGACGGCGCACGACGACCAGCCCCAGGGCTTCGTGGTGCGCATCGTCGGCGCCGCCGCCTTCGCCCATCTGCTCAACGACCTCATCCAGGCCGTGCTGCCGTCGATCTACCCCATGCTCAAGAGCGACTTCTCGCTGAGCTTCGCGCAGATCGGCTGGATCGCCCTGGTCTACCAGGTGACCGCCTCGCTGCTGCAGCCCTGGGTAGGCATGTACACCGATAAACGTCCGCTGCCCTTCCTGCTGCCGTCCGGCATGCTGGTAACGCTAGTCGGCATCGCCCTGCTGGCCTTCGCCGGCAGCTATGAAATGCTTCTGCTGGCGGCTGCGGTGGTCGGGGTTGGCTCGGCGACCTTCCACCCGGAAGCGTCGCGGGTGGCGCGCATGGCCTCGGGCGGGCGCTTCGGCACTGCCCAGTCGACGTTCCAGGTGGGCGGCAATACCGGCTCGGCGATCGGCCCGCTGCTGACCGCCGCCATCGTCATCCCCCACGGCCAGCCAGCCATCGCCTGGTTCATGCTGGCGGCCGGGCTTGCGGTGTGCGTGTTGCTGCGGGTCACCGGCTGGACCGTGCGCCACGGCCAGACCCAGCTCAAGAGCCTGGCGGGCCAGCAGGCACCAGGCCTTGGCAAAGGCGCGATGTGGCGTGCTGTCGGCGTCATTGCCCTGCTGATGTTCGCCAAGTTCGTCTACATCGCCTCGTTCACCAACTACTTCACCTTCTACCTGATCGAACGCTTCGGCCTGAGCGTGCAGCAGAGCCAGCTGTACCTGTTCGTGTTCCTCGCCGCCGTGGCCCTGGGTACCTTCGCCGGCGGCCCGGTGGGCGACCGCATTGGCCGCAAGGCGGTGATCTGGGTGTCGTTCCTCGGCGTGGCGCCGTTCGCCCTGGCCTTGCCATACGCCAACCTGGCATGGACGGCGGTACTGGCGGTGGCCATCGGCCTGGTGATGTCCTCTGCCTTCGCCGCGCTGGTGGTGTATGCCCAAGAAGCCGTGCCGGGCCGGGTGGGCATGGTTTCCGGGGTGATGTTCGGACTGATGTTCGGCATCAGCGGCATCGGCGCTGCCGGGCTCGGCGAGCTGGCCGATCAGCACGGCATCGTCTGGGTGTACCAGGTGATTTCGTTCCTGCCGCTGCTGGGGCTGGCCACGGCGTTGCTGCCGATGACCCGCTCCAAGGCACGCCCGAGCCGCTGCTGCTAA
- a CDS encoding ABC transporter substrate-binding protein yields MRSRLSIFLIASLVAVQGIAAERLTLRIGDQKGNMRAQLEAAGALRDLPYDIHWAEFPAAAPLAEALNAGAIDAGIIGDAPLLFVLASGAPVKAIAVDKSDPYGTAVLVRPDAAFKSAADLKGKRIATGRGSIGHHVALKALDQVGLSEKDVEFRFLGPVDAKIALANGSVDAWATWEPYTALAELSGQGRVLVNGRGLSSGNSFLAATDKALDEPARRAALQDYLARLAGAQVWAYQHLDSYSKTLATIIGFPEDAAHLQFERRQLHWQAIDSKTVGEQQETADFYHAHGLMNQRLDVAPTFATGFTVPSADALAAQH; encoded by the coding sequence GTGCGTAGCCGTCTTTCGATTTTTCTCATTGCCTCATTGGTCGCGGTCCAAGGGATCGCCGCCGAACGCCTGACCCTGCGCATCGGCGACCAGAAGGGCAACATGCGCGCCCAACTGGAGGCCGCAGGTGCCCTGCGCGATCTGCCCTACGACATTCACTGGGCCGAGTTCCCAGCTGCCGCTCCGCTGGCCGAGGCGCTCAACGCCGGGGCGATCGACGCTGGCATCATCGGCGATGCGCCGCTGTTGTTCGTGCTGGCTTCGGGGGCGCCGGTCAAGGCCATTGCCGTGGACAAGTCCGATCCCTACGGCACTGCCGTGCTGGTGCGACCGGACGCGGCGTTCAAGAGCGCTGCCGACCTCAAGGGCAAGCGCATCGCCACCGGGCGCGGCTCGATCGGCCATCACGTGGCGCTGAAGGCGCTGGATCAGGTCGGGCTGAGCGAGAAGGACGTCGAGTTCCGCTTTCTCGGCCCGGTCGATGCCAAGATCGCCCTGGCCAATGGTTCGGTCGATGCCTGGGCGACCTGGGAGCCCTACACCGCGTTGGCCGAGCTGAGCGGGCAGGGCCGTGTGTTGGTCAACGGTCGCGGCCTTTCCAGTGGCAACAGCTTCCTTGCCGCCACCGACAAGGCCCTCGACGAGCCTGCCCGGCGCGCCGCGCTGCAGGATTACCTGGCACGCCTGGCTGGCGCGCAGGTCTGGGCCTACCAGCACCTGGACAGCTATTCCAAGACCCTGGCCACCATCATCGGTTTCCCCGAAGACGCCGCGCACCTGCAGTTCGAACGCCGTCAGCTGCATTGGCAGGCAATCGACAGCAAGACCGTGGGCGAGCAACAGGAAACCGCCGATTTCTATCACGCCCATGGCTTGATGAATCAACGCCTCGACGTGGCGCCGACCTTCGCCACCGGCTTCACCGTGCCCAGCGCCGATGCGCTGGCAGCCCAACACTGA
- a CDS encoding DUF1348 family protein, with protein MSRPPLPPFTHESAIEKVRLAEDGWNSRDPAKVALAYTVDTVWRNRVEFLRGRDQVQAFLTRKWNHELEYRLIKELWAFTGNRIAVRYAYEYHDDSGQWFRAYGNENWEFAEDGLMQHRHSSINEHPILETERKFHWPLGRRPDEHPGLSELGL; from the coding sequence ATGTCCCGCCCACCCCTGCCGCCGTTCACCCACGAAAGCGCCATCGAAAAAGTCCGCCTAGCCGAGGATGGCTGGAACAGCCGCGACCCGGCCAAGGTCGCGCTTGCCTATACCGTCGACACCGTTTGGCGCAACCGCGTGGAGTTTCTCCGTGGTCGGGACCAGGTGCAGGCCTTCCTGACCCGCAAGTGGAACCACGAACTGGAATACCGCCTGATCAAGGAACTGTGGGCCTTCACCGGCAACCGCATCGCCGTGCGCTACGCCTATGAGTACCACGATGACAGCGGCCAATGGTTCCGGGCCTACGGCAACGAGAACTGGGAGTTCGCCGAGGACGGCCTGATGCAGCACCGCCATTCGAGTATCAACGAACACCCGATCCTGGAGACCGAGCGCAAGTTCCACTGGCCCCTCGGCCGTCGTCCGGACGAGCATCCGGGTCTCAGCGAACTGGGATTGTGA
- a CDS encoding LLM class flavin-dependent oxidoreductase, with amino-acid sequence MAQPHPQPAFARSQFPTPRDYPDSPLSQALRQPLMLGLFLNMQDIRLSDYPTSNTWTFDYNLGIVQQAEALGFDLAFSRTQWLPKGGYDGEASLDSFIALGAMAAATQRMLLISTIHVLYGPLHPLHLAKYGATLDHIAKGRWGINIVTGHRPVEHEMFGRPQIEHDQRYQLAGELFDVLNTLWTHPENFSYEGKHGWKIKDGYITPKPLYGRPVLVTATGSGAGIDFAAQHSDLVFVTNSSGSGITEVLEDLPAHVARVKARAAEYGREVKVIINPVVVSRDSEAETRAYLEGITGNKVTSTFGTHTAYASDAHAWRERGGTRNTGLGLGGNIEIVGTPDQVVEQLAALKAAGIDGVQLNFHDFAKDLTHFGEQILPRLKAAGLRL; translated from the coding sequence ATGGCCCAGCCACACCCGCAACCTGCATTCGCGCGCAGCCAGTTCCCCACGCCGCGCGACTACCCGGACAGCCCGCTCAGTCAGGCGCTGCGCCAGCCGTTGATGCTGGGGTTGTTCCTCAACATGCAGGACATCCGCCTGAGCGACTACCCGACCTCCAATACCTGGACGTTCGATTACAACCTGGGCATCGTCCAGCAGGCCGAGGCACTGGGTTTCGACCTGGCGTTCAGCCGCACCCAGTGGCTGCCCAAGGGGGGCTACGATGGCGAGGCCTCGCTGGACTCGTTCATCGCCCTTGGCGCCATGGCTGCGGCCACCCAGCGCATGCTGCTGATCTCCACCATCCATGTGCTGTACGGCCCGCTGCACCCGTTGCACCTGGCCAAGTACGGCGCCACCCTGGACCACATCGCCAAGGGTCGCTGGGGAATCAACATCGTCACCGGGCACCGGCCGGTCGAACACGAGATGTTCGGCAGGCCGCAGATCGAGCACGACCAACGTTACCAGCTGGCTGGCGAGTTGTTCGATGTGCTCAACACATTGTGGACGCACCCGGAAAACTTCAGCTACGAAGGCAAGCATGGCTGGAAGATCAAGGACGGCTACATCACGCCCAAGCCGCTGTACGGGCGACCGGTGCTGGTCACCGCTACAGGCTCGGGGGCCGGCATCGACTTTGCGGCGCAGCACTCGGATCTGGTGTTCGTCACCAACTCTTCCGGCTCGGGTATCACCGAGGTGCTGGAGGATCTGCCGGCGCATGTGGCAAGGGTCAAGGCCCGCGCCGCTGAATACGGGCGCGAGGTGAAGGTGATCATCAATCCGGTCGTGGTCAGCCGCGACAGCGAAGCCGAAACCCGTGCTTATCTCGAGGGCATCACCGGCAACAAAGTAACCAGCACCTTCGGTACGCACACCGCCTATGCCAGCGATGCCCATGCCTGGCGCGAGCGTGGCGGCACGCGAAACACCGGCCTGGGCCTGGGCGGCAATATCGAGATCGTCGGCACGCCTGACCAGGTGGTCGAGCAATTGGCAGCGCTCAAGGCCGCAGGCATCGATGGGGTGCAGCTCAACTTCCATGACTTTGCCAAGGACCTGACCCACTTCGGCGAACAGATCCTGCCGCGGCTCAAGGCTGCCGGGCTGCGCTTGTGA
- a CDS encoding ABC transporter substrate-binding protein, translating to MSHASHVTPSAALDTLWYTRCPVPTTSGIAQHKRWLQDAFAAQGITLDSIRASGDRAVRESHFRHSLPGSFREGGNVPPIWARAKGQDTVVVAITWVDEEQWVLVRADDDIKTVADLPGRRLGLVRKRAGELVDVGRAEALRGLLTALQIGGVSREAVTWVDIEAPEWELKEAGAGQQDHHALPTQALLDGTVDAIFIKGAGVAKALAHGLRPIINLNEQTDPLLRLSAGSPRPVTVDRQTLVRAPELVARYLAVLLKTAQWAAQNPGPVVAAVAAETGVPADDVRLAFGPRLHLAFEPQLTPVYLEGLRRQKAFLLAEGFLEQDFDFDSWVDPGPLAAAAALVGQIAFES from the coding sequence ATGTCCCACGCCTCCCACGTAACGCCCAGCGCCGCGCTCGACACCCTGTGGTACACCCGCTGCCCGGTGCCCACCACATCAGGCATCGCCCAGCATAAGCGCTGGCTGCAAGACGCCTTCGCCGCCCAGGGCATCACCCTCGACTCCATCCGTGCCTCCGGTGACCGTGCGGTGCGCGAATCGCATTTTCGCCACAGCCTGCCGGGCAGCTTCCGCGAAGGCGGTAACGTGCCGCCGATCTGGGCGCGTGCCAAAGGCCAGGACACGGTGGTGGTGGCGATCACCTGGGTCGACGAAGAACAGTGGGTGCTGGTGCGCGCCGACGACGACATCAAGACCGTCGCCGACTTGCCTGGGCGGCGCCTGGGGCTGGTGCGCAAGAGGGCGGGCGAGCTCGTCGATGTCGGCCGCGCCGAAGCGCTCCGAGGGTTGCTGACAGCATTGCAGATCGGCGGTGTATCACGCGAGGCGGTAACCTGGGTCGACATCGAGGCGCCGGAGTGGGAACTCAAGGAAGCCGGCGCGGGCCAGCAGGATCATCACGCCTTGCCTACCCAGGCGCTGCTCGATGGCACGGTGGACGCAATCTTCATCAAGGGCGCCGGCGTGGCCAAGGCATTGGCGCACGGCTTGCGGCCCATCATCAACCTCAACGAACAGACCGACCCGTTGCTGCGCCTGAGCGCCGGGTCACCGCGCCCGGTCACTGTCGACCGGCAGACCCTGGTGCGCGCGCCCGAGCTGGTGGCGCGCTACCTGGCGGTGTTGCTCAAGACTGCCCAGTGGGCGGCGCAGAACCCTGGGCCGGTGGTGGCGGCAGTCGCGGCGGAAACCGGGGTGCCAGCCGACGACGTACGTCTGGCGTTTGGCCCGAGGTTGCATCTGGCATTCGAGCCACAGCTGACGCCTGTGTACCTTGAAGGGCTGCGGCGGCAGAAGGCGTTTCTGCTGGCCGAAGGGTTTCTTGAACAGGACTTCGATTTCGACAGCTGGGTCGATCCGGGGCCTTTGGCAGCGGCGGCGGCGTTGGTCGGGCAGATTGCGTTCGAGTCTTGA
- a CDS encoding ABC transporter ATP-binding protein has protein sequence MNAVVPLNDIRQPLLSVDGLRVRYGQHAAVKGVSFSLARGETLALVGESGCGKSTTAMAILRLLGGRTALEGRVDFEGRNLAELTDGQMRELRGNRIAMVFQDPMTSLNPVLSIGQQIVEVLRRHRRFGKQAARDEALKLLQRVRIPNAEQRLDDYPHNLSGGQRQRVMIAIALACRPALLIADEPTTALDVTVQAHILQLLRELSQEYAMGLLLITHDLGVVGQWADRVAVMHDGRIVETDSAERIFTAPRHPYTQGLLGASLRLDADRHYLQQGLPEIRVSREQGQATRFELHRPEYQGSTPTPVLAGNAVLEVRGLVTEYRQRQGKVAAVNEVSFVIRPGETLGLVGESGCGKSTLSKTILGLIASSHGEVLLDGQRVTGLSDRQWRAHRPVVQMVFQDPYGSLNPRHSVYSILDGVLRQHGERSAQARSARILDTLQRVGLPAEAAWKYPHEFSGGQRQRIGIARALILRPKLVILDEAVSSLDVSVRAQILNLLAELKHDFNLSYLFISHDLAVVKYMADRVLVMHDGRIVEEGGCDIWQHASHAYTRTLIGAVPVPRFSHEAVPAQGFPYIDPTWHSLPVTVLLSRFAV, from the coding sequence ATGAACGCCGTGGTGCCATTGAACGACATCCGCCAGCCGTTGCTCAGCGTCGACGGCCTGCGCGTGCGCTATGGCCAGCACGCGGCCGTGAAGGGCGTGAGCTTCAGCCTGGCACGAGGAGAGACGCTGGCACTGGTCGGTGAGTCCGGATGTGGCAAGTCGACCACGGCCATGGCCATCCTGCGCTTGCTCGGTGGGCGAACGGCGCTGGAAGGGCGGGTGGATTTCGAAGGCCGGAACCTCGCCGAACTCACCGATGGGCAGATGCGCGAACTGCGCGGCAACCGCATCGCCATGGTGTTCCAGGACCCAATGACTTCGCTCAACCCGGTATTGAGCATCGGCCAGCAGATCGTCGAGGTGTTGCGCCGGCATCGCCGCTTCGGCAAGCAAGCCGCACGTGACGAGGCATTGAAACTATTGCAGCGAGTGCGTATCCCGAACGCCGAGCAACGCCTGGACGACTACCCGCACAATCTTTCCGGCGGCCAGCGGCAGCGGGTGATGATCGCCATCGCGCTGGCCTGCAGGCCGGCGCTGCTGATCGCCGACGAACCCACCACGGCGCTCGACGTGACCGTGCAGGCGCACATCCTGCAACTGCTGCGCGAACTCAGCCAGGAATACGCCATGGGCCTGTTGCTGATCACCCACGACCTCGGGGTGGTGGGGCAATGGGCCGATCGGGTGGCGGTGATGCACGATGGACGCATCGTCGAGACCGACAGCGCCGAGCGCATCTTCACCGCGCCGCGGCATCCCTATACCCAGGGTTTGCTGGGCGCTTCGTTGCGCCTGGATGCCGACCGCCACTACTTGCAGCAAGGGCTGCCGGAAATCCGTGTCAGTCGGGAGCAGGGGCAGGCGACGCGCTTCGAGTTACATCGTCCTGAATACCAGGGTTCCACGCCCACCCCGGTATTGGCCGGCAACGCGGTGCTGGAGGTGCGTGGATTGGTCACCGAGTACCGGCAGCGCCAGGGTAAGGTGGCAGCGGTCAACGAGGTATCGTTCGTCATCCGCCCTGGCGAGACACTGGGCCTGGTGGGCGAGTCCGGTTGCGGCAAGTCGACCTTGAGCAAGACCATTCTCGGCCTGATCGCCAGCAGCCACGGCGAGGTGCTGCTGGACGGTCAGCGGGTAACCGGCCTCAGCGACCGCCAGTGGCGCGCGCATCGGCCAGTGGTGCAGATGGTGTTCCAGGACCCTTACGGTTCGCTCAACCCGCGGCACAGCGTATACAGCATTCTCGACGGCGTGCTGCGCCAGCATGGCGAGCGCTCGGCGCAGGCACGCAGCGCACGGATTCTCGACACCCTGCAGCGGGTCGGCCTGCCGGCCGAGGCGGCGTGGAAGTACCCCCACGAGTTCTCCGGCGGTCAGCGCCAGCGTATCGGCATCGCCCGGGCACTGATCCTGCGGCCCAAACTGGTGATTCTCGACGAGGCGGTGTCGTCGCTCGACGTGTCGGTGCGGGCACAGATCCTCAACCTGCTGGCCGAACTCAAGCACGATTTCAACCTGTCCTACCTGTTCATCTCCCATGACCTGGCGGTGGTCAAGTACATGGCCGATCGTGTGCTGGTGATGCACGACGGTCGCATCGTCGAGGAGGGCGGCTGCGATATCTGGCAGCACGCATCCCACGCCTATACCCGCACGTTGATCGGCGCCGTGCCGGTACCGCGCTTCAGCCACGAGGCGGTGCCTGCGCAGGGCTTTCCCTATATCGATCCGACCTGGCATTCGTTGCCGGTGACGGTCCTGTTATCGCGTTTCGCCGTCTAG